DNA sequence from the Tissierella sp. MB52-C2 genome:
ATTTATTCTTTCGTCTCTGAACCATGATTTTAATTTGAACAGAATAACCAGATATATTAGTGTGGCTTTACAAAGTGGGGGAAAAGCGGTAGTGATTTTAACAAAAGCAGATGAATGTAATAATCCAGATACTTATGTAGCACAGGTAAAAAACATATCAGAGAAGGCTGATGTTGTCGCTATTAGTGCTAAAACTGGATATGGAATGAAACAGTTAAATGTGTATATGCAGGCAGGAAAAACTATAGTTTTTTTAGGATCTTCTGGCGTAGGGAAATCGACACTTGTAAATGCAATTGCAGGGGAAGAAATCATGGTGGTAAGTGAGATACGTGAAAATGATTCTAAAGGTCGACATACAACAACTCATAGACAGTTGATAGAACTTGCTTCAGGAGTAACTGTTATTGATACTCCAGGAATTAGGGAACTTGGAATGTGGGATGCTGAAAATGGCATAAATGATACATTTTCAGATGTAATTCAACTTTTTGCTAAATGTAAATATCATAACTGCAGCCATGGCAAGGAGCCGGGATGTGGAGTAAATCAAGCAATTGAGGATGGGATACTTTCCATAGAGAGATGGAAAACATATTGTCAGCTGTCAAATGAAAATGAATGGGGAAAGAATAAATCAATATATACTAAAAAAGGGAAATTGAGAAATAAGATAAAAGGGAGGAAATAAAAATTCAAAATATGGACCAAAAATATATAGAAGAAGTCCTTGAAGAATATGGCGTTAATAAAGAATATAGCAGTAAAGGTATACACAATTTATTATTAGTTGAAGTATCAAAGAAATATGAGAAGCAAGCTATGGCATACAGACAAGATTATATATCCAATGGAGAAAAACATATAAATGGTAGCAGTGGACTTATTCACTATCAAGATTATGATGAATGGTTAAGGAAAATTGAGCTTGAAAAATACAAGGAAGCTTCGCAGGATGATACACCTGCCACCACATATTTTACAATACGTAAAGAAGACAATAAAATCATAGTTTCGATTCAATTGCGTCATCATTTAACAGAAGAACTAAAGAAAGACGGAGGCAATATTGGTTACGGAATATGCCCATCAGAAAGGGGTAAGGGTTATGGGACACATCAACTTGCCTTTGTATTACTTCAAGCTCAAGCACTGCAGATTCAAAAGGTAATGATTTCATGTGATAAAAGCAATAGAGCATCTGCAAAGGTAGCCATAAAGAATGGAGGCATTTTATCAGGAGAAGGTTTTGATGAAGAAAGCGAAACAATAACAGAAATATATTGGATTGACCTTTGTCAATAATTATAAAAATTCATACGTAGATGTGTTTTATGTTCCCTTAGCCCCATAGGTCTAGGGGAATTTTTATAAGGGGATATACTGATAGCATTATCACCATATTCAATAAATTAATATGTAAGTGCCTAACTCCAATACACAGTTTATTGTATATTAGCTATATGATATGGCGTATTGAAATAAAGCTTGATAAATCGGGGGATAAAATTTAAAAGTTTGTATGGTGAGAGAGTTGACAAACTGAAAAAATTATTATATATTGTTTATGGACCGACTGTCGGTCTATAAGGGAAATAGGGTGATACTATGAGAATTATTAAGGCATATGATGAAAGAAGAAATGAAATTCTTGATACTGCCGAAAGGCTATTTCAAGTGAAAGGATATGGGAAGTGTACTATCAATGACATACTTAAAGATGTTGGAATTGCCAAAGGCACTTTTTATTATTATTTCAAATCTAAAGAAGAAGTTTTAGAGGCAATTGTATCAAGATATAAAGAGATTATAATTAGTAGAGTTGAAAAAGTGATTGAGAAAGATGATATTAGTTTGGAAGAAAAACTAATGTATACATTTATGGCAATGCGAATTGATGATAGGGTTGACAGTCATATGATTGATGAATTGCATCAAACTGAAAATGCACTATTACATCAGAAGACTTTGAACCAGATAGTTACGGCTATGGCCCCTATTTTGGTGAAGGTTATTGAGGAAGGGATTGAAAAAGGAGTTTGGAATTGCAAATATCCATTACAGTATATGCAGATTTTTCTGGTGGCATCATTAACCTTAACTGATGAAGGTATTTTTGAATTGGATACTGACTCGCAAATGAAGGTTATGGTAGCATTGATTTCCGTCCTTGAGAAGATGCTAGACATTCCTGAGAACTCTTTTATGCAGTTGTTTATGCAAAACTGGGAATAAAATTTGTAGAGGGAGATTTTATATTATGACTGCAGGGAATATTCGAGTATGGCAAATCTGCAAGTATCTGAGAGATGGAAATAAGCTTGGATGTATAACAATTAGATACTTTAATGCAAATACATATAGTAGAAGGGAGAAAGTATGTTTTTAAAAATCGTAAAGAATGATTTTATAAGGAAGAAAATCATAACCCTGACAATATTCATATTTATAACTATGGCAGTTATTTTAGGAGCTAGTGCAACAAATACTATTGCAAATTTGACTCAGTCCATATCACAATTTAAGAAATTTGCAGTACCTGCAGATATTTTACAGATGCATATCGGAAAATATGACCAGGCAGAAATTGATAAATTCACAGAAGAACATCATGAGAATATAGCCATGCAGCAGACGACAGTTCTTTTGAATTTTGAAGGAATGAATATCAGTTTTGACAATAATGAAACCATGGCTGGAACTATACAGGATATTTCATTTGTTGAACAGAATAAGAACTTTGATTTTATATTAGACTTAGATAATAAAAAATTAGATGTAAGCGAAGGTAAGGTAGCAGTTCCCATTTATTTCATGGAACAATATGACCTAAAAATAGGTGATAAGATTACGGTGGAAAGTAACGGGTATCAAAAAGAGTTTGTCATCTCAGATTATGCAAGAGATTATGAGATGGGTTCTTCTTTTACTTCTTCGAAACGGTTTGTTATTAATCAAGTGGATTATGATGAAATAAGGCAGGCAGCAGAGCTAGAATATCTTATTCAATTCAAATTAAATGAAGGTGTGGATTCTAAGGATGTGATGTCTGCATATATTGAAGCAAATCTCCCTGGGAACGGACCTGGTATAGAAGGAAAATTTTTTATGGTGTTTAATGCCATTTCAGATGTGACAGTTGCCATAGTAATTATACTTATCAGTATTTTATTAATTATTATAGCTGCTGCTTGTATCAGACTTACCTTCGTGGCAACCATTGATGAAGATTTAAGAGAAATTGGAGTTATGAAAGCAATTGGAATATCACAAAAGGATATAAAGAAAGTGTATCTTACTAAATACAGAGTTATGTCAGTCGTAGGTGGTATAATCGGCTATCTACTTTCCTTTGTAGCAATAAATCTGTTTAACGGTAATATGAGACTATATATATCTTCAGATCTATCAGGAAACTTAAAATATATACTATCTCTTATAGCTCCATTGTTTGTATATATCATAATTGTGATGTACTGTAAGAAGGTACTGAAAAGGATTGATAAAATATCTGCGGTGGAAGCTTTACGAACTAATATCATGGAGAGTAGAAAGAATCAAAAATACAGATTTTCCTTGCTTAAGAACAAATTTTTCAGCACCAATATTTATATGGGATTTAGGGATGTATGGAAGCGTTTCAAATTATACAGGTTACTGATTTTTATTTTTGTACTATGTACATTTGTTGCAATACTTCCTTTAAATACTTATAATACCATGAATTCACCAGAGTTTTCTACATATATGGGAATAGGAAAATGTGACATTAGAATCGACCTTAGAAGAACAGATACGATTACAGAGGATTTCAAAAGGCTGAAGGAAGAGTTAGAAAATGATTTGGATATAGAAAAATATGCGGACTATATCACATATTCCTACCAAATTAAAAATGCAGAAGGTTCTTGGGACCACATTAATATTGAAACTGGAGATTTTTCAGTATTTCCATTAAATTATTTAGAAGGAAGAGCACCGGAGAATGAGGAAGAAATAGCACTTTCTCTTGCAAATGCGTCACAAGATGGATTAAACAAGAAAGTGGGAGATGAAGTAGTTGTAAAGGTTGCTGGAACAGAAAAGACCATGAAAGTAAGCGGTATTTATCAAGATATTACAAATGGTGGAAAAACAGCAAAGGCACATACTAGTCTTGGGCTAAATGAAGATGAAGTTCTTTGGTATATTGTGAGCATTGATGTGGTCACTGGTGTTGATATTAATAAGAAAATGGACTACTATCAGAAAGCCTATGATTCTTCACAGGTAAATAATATTAAAGAATATACTAGGCAGACTCTTGGAAATATGATTAATCAGATGAAAATAATTGTTATAAGTGGAATTGCAATTGCACTTATAATTGTTACATTGATAACTACATTATTCCTTAAAATGTTATTGTCAAAGGATATGTACCAGATTGCAATCATGCGAAGTATTGGACTAACTTCTAAAAATATTAAACATCAATATATGGTAGGAATTTTGCTGGTACTAGTATTGGGAATTATACTGGGAGTATTGACTGCTAATTCTTTAGGTGAAATACTTGTAAGTATGGCAATGGCCTCTATGGGTGCTTCAAAAATTCAATTTGTTAATATTGCATGGCAGACTTGGATTCTATATCCCTTGGTACTAATTACAGTGGTTGGATGTATTATTTCAGTGTGCTGCAATGTAATAGTAAAAGATGATTTATCTGTAGTATTAAGAAGTTAGAATTTCTATTTAATATTTTACATTGGAGGAATATATGAGCAATATATTAGAAGTAAGAAATATTAACAAAATAGTAGAATTGGGGAAAGAAAATGAGGTGCACATCTTAAAAAATGTAAATTTAGATATAGAAAAAGGCGAATTCCTATCAGTAATGGGACCATCAGGAAGTGGAAAATCAACTCTATTATATAATGTAAGCGGTATGGATAAAATTACTTCTGGGAGTGTGAAATTTAAAGACCGTGAAATCGGGGAACTAAAAGAAGAAAAACTGGCGAAGATTAGACTAGATCATATGGGTTTTATCTTTCAGGATATTAATCTTTTAAAAAATCTATCAGTGATTGACAATATTATGTTTCCTGCTCTTGTATCAAAAGATGCAGATAAAAATGCAGTAAGTCAAAAGGCGAAACAATTATTGAAAATGACAGGAATTGAAAAGCTAGCAGATAATAATATCAACCAAGCCTCCGGCGGACAACTGCAAAGAGTCGGAATCTGTAGATCATTGATAAAGGATCCAGATATACTATTTGGAGATGAACCGACGGGAGCATTAGACTCAAAATCGGCAGCAGAGATTATGGCAATCTTCGCAGAGATTAATAAAAAAGGTGTGACTATAATGTTAGTTACCCATGACGTAAAGGTAGCGGCAAAAACTGAGAGAATATTGTTTATGGTAGATGGAAAAATTATTGCACAGAAGAAGCTGGGTAAATATGATGGCTATCATGATGATATTAAGAAAAGAGAAGAAAGTATTATGAAATGGTTAGTGGAAAATGGATTCTAATATTAAAATCATAGTTCTATAGAAAAAAGGAGTGTGAACTTATGAAAGTAATAGCTATTAATGGTAGTCCCCGTAAAAATGCCAGATCAATGGCTTGGCTCCTTAAGACAATTGACGCAGGAAAAGAAAAAATACCTGTTCCTGTAGAAGAAGACCGTGTTATGATAAACTTTATACGATAATAAATCGGAAAGGAAAATGGTCCTGAAAGAGAACTTTTATACATTTTAAGAATTCAAATAAGATGGAAAAATTCATGGGGCTAGAAACTTGAAAGGATAGTATGAAAAGAATCTGGTTGGTTCAGCAGAAAAAGTTAATGTAATAAAGAACAAACCCAAATATTTAAGCTTACAAAAAGAAACGGAATAGAAGTATATTCCGTTTCTTTTTACATTTATATATTTATTTCAAGAAGGAATGCTAGATTTGCTTAAGGTTTCATCTTCATTGCTATGCAGGTTATAATTTTATATATTATTTATAGGATCTAAGTTCATCAACTAATAGGTGCTGTAGAAAGT
Encoded proteins:
- the rsgA gene encoding ribosome small subunit-dependent GTPase A, with protein sequence MRFEEIYKNEMILTREKDNLIIARVSEVQRELLKVVCRYGETNAKLKGAFYKDKMNKEYPVVGDYVLLEYNENGTSLIQEVCERKSSFSRTDFSGHVAGYVKTVKEQVIAANFDYIFILSSLNHDFNLNRITRYISVALQSGGKAVVILTKADECNNPDTYVAQVKNISEKADVVAISAKTGYGMKQLNVYMQAGKTIVFLGSSGVGKSTLVNAIAGEEIMVVSEIRENDSKGRHTTTHRQLIELASGVTVIDTPGIRELGMWDAENGINDTFSDVIQLFAKCKYHNCSHGKEPGCGVNQAIEDGILSIERWKTYCQLSNENEWGKNKSIYTKKGKLRNKIKGRK
- a CDS encoding GNAT family N-acetyltransferase; this encodes MDQKYIEEVLEEYGVNKEYSSKGIHNLLLVEVSKKYEKQAMAYRQDYISNGEKHINGSSGLIHYQDYDEWLRKIELEKYKEASQDDTPATTYFTIRKEDNKIIVSIQLRHHLTEELKKDGGNIGYGICPSERGKGYGTHQLAFVLLQAQALQIQKVMISCDKSNRASAKVAIKNGGILSGEGFDEESETITEIYWIDLCQ
- a CDS encoding TetR/AcrR family transcriptional regulator; this encodes MRIIKAYDERRNEILDTAERLFQVKGYGKCTINDILKDVGIAKGTFYYYFKSKEEVLEAIVSRYKEIIISRVEKVIEKDDISLEEKLMYTFMAMRIDDRVDSHMIDELHQTENALLHQKTLNQIVTAMAPILVKVIEEGIEKGVWNCKYPLQYMQIFLVASLTLTDEGIFELDTDSQMKVMVALISVLEKMLDIPENSFMQLFMQNWE
- a CDS encoding ABC transporter permease: MFLKIVKNDFIRKKIITLTIFIFITMAVILGASATNTIANLTQSISQFKKFAVPADILQMHIGKYDQAEIDKFTEEHHENIAMQQTTVLLNFEGMNISFDNNETMAGTIQDISFVEQNKNFDFILDLDNKKLDVSEGKVAVPIYFMEQYDLKIGDKITVESNGYQKEFVISDYARDYEMGSSFTSSKRFVINQVDYDEIRQAAELEYLIQFKLNEGVDSKDVMSAYIEANLPGNGPGIEGKFFMVFNAISDVTVAIVIILISILLIIIAAACIRLTFVATIDEDLREIGVMKAIGISQKDIKKVYLTKYRVMSVVGGIIGYLLSFVAINLFNGNMRLYISSDLSGNLKYILSLIAPLFVYIIIVMYCKKVLKRIDKISAVEALRTNIMESRKNQKYRFSLLKNKFFSTNIYMGFRDVWKRFKLYRLLIFIFVLCTFVAILPLNTYNTMNSPEFSTYMGIGKCDIRIDLRRTDTITEDFKRLKEELENDLDIEKYADYITYSYQIKNAEGSWDHINIETGDFSVFPLNYLEGRAPENEEEIALSLANASQDGLNKKVGDEVVVKVAGTEKTMKVSGIYQDITNGGKTAKAHTSLGLNEDEVLWYIVSIDVVTGVDINKKMDYYQKAYDSSQVNNIKEYTRQTLGNMINQMKIIVISGIAIALIIVTLITTLFLKMLLSKDMYQIAIMRSIGLTSKNIKHQYMVGILLVLVLGIILGVLTANSLGEILVSMAMASMGASKIQFVNIAWQTWILYPLVLITVVGCIISVCCNVIVKDDLSVVLRS
- a CDS encoding ABC transporter ATP-binding protein, with product MSNILEVRNINKIVELGKENEVHILKNVNLDIEKGEFLSVMGPSGSGKSTLLYNVSGMDKITSGSVKFKDREIGELKEEKLAKIRLDHMGFIFQDINLLKNLSVIDNIMFPALVSKDADKNAVSQKAKQLLKMTGIEKLADNNINQASGGQLQRVGICRSLIKDPDILFGDEPTGALDSKSAAEIMAIFAEINKKGVTIMLVTHDVKVAAKTERILFMVDGKIIAQKKLGKYDGYHDDIKKREESIMKWLVENGF